The proteins below come from a single Stigmatopora argus isolate UIUO_Sarg chromosome 11, RoL_Sarg_1.0, whole genome shotgun sequence genomic window:
- the crls1 gene encoding cardiolipin synthase (CMP-forming) has translation MIILCFRSSPAPICRKAAECLLSARRGAASRVEASTWRLGRTPITVAEVSGRTLGLRGTLCRFGPLPSTWWRPCGTLLVLRGNRGRLAVNSRALLSTGGRGVSGKNNQEASDQPGEATSVPGQGLFKFKELYENPWTVPNLLCVCRIVLAPFLGYLIIQQHFHLSLALFTLAGATDLLDGYIARTWPTQKSALGSALDPLADKILISVLYISLTYADIIPAALTALVVFRDIGLIAAVFWVRYKTVPPPVTLSKFFNPCYTTAQLKPTLFSKVNTAIQLVLVAASLAAPVFQYTDSLLLQGLGFVTALTTTASGYSYWHYGRKTVRVLNTRSP, from the exons atgattattttgtgttttcgGAGCTCCCCCGCTCCGATTTGCCGCAAGGCCGCCGAGTGCTTGCTGTCGGCGCGGCGTGGGGCAGCGTCTCGTGTGGAGGCGTCGACATGGCGGCTCGGGCGCACACCTATCACCGTGGCGGAGGTAAGCGGCAGGACCTTAGGGCTCAGAGGCACTCTGTGTCGCTTTGGCCCGCTTCCGTCGACGTGGTGGAGGCCGTGCGGGACCCTGCTCGTCCTCCGCGGAAATCGTGGTCGATTGGCGGTCAACTCTCGAGCTCTGCTGTCCACTGGAGGACGAGGGGTCTCCGGGAAGAACAACCAGGAAGCATCGGACCAACCGGGGGAAGCAACCTCGGTACCTGGTCAAGGGCTTTTTAAGTTTAAAGAACTG TACGAGAACCCATGGACGGTCCCCAACCTGCTGTGCGTCTGTCGGATAGTCCTCGCTCCCTTCCTGGGCTACCTCATCATCCAGCAACACTTCCACCTCAGTCTTGCACTCTTCACACTGGCTGGAGCTACGGACCTG CTTGACGGTTACATCGCCAGAACGTGGCCCACTCAGAAGTCCGCATTGGGAAGTGCTCTGGACCCACTGGCGGATAAAATCCTCATCAGTGTTTTATACATCAGCCTCACGTACGCCGACATCATACCAG CGGCGCTGACGGCTCTGGTGGTTTTCAGAGACATCGGTTTGATTGCTGCCGTCTTTTGGGTCAGATACAAGACGGTGCCGCCGCCG GTGACCCTCAGTAAATTTTTTAACCCCTGCTACACCACTGCTCAACTCAAGCCGACGCTTTTCAGCAAG GTGAACACGGCCATCCAGCTGGTTCTGGTCGCAGCATCCTTGGCGGCCCCGGTCTTCCAGTACACAGACAGCCTCCTGCTGCAGGGTTTGGG GTTTGTCACCGCCCTGACAACCACGGCGTCGGGCTACAGCTACTGGCACTACGGCCGAAAGACGGTCCGGGTGCTGAACACCCGGTCACcgtga
- the mcm8 gene encoding DNA helicase MCM8 gives MSGQDSRRGSWRAGNGSWRANGRGWRGPGNGGGAWRGGSNTSGAWRGGNNGGWRGGGGWRGRPWRGGSGGGRSGGHLGGTPGGDDRVSASPFSATQRGLHQATLDVLCPYKGWPLYFTEGFIESAPSVEKIKVFEKYFASKIHLYDKDEIERQGSVLVDYVDLTKNETVIGALPDLTNELKKQPEVILNCLGLAIHQVLTVDLEQQAAELPGDELPATVPIIHIPHISARLYNYEPLTPLRTLRASVFGCLVCVRGTVVRVSNIRPQCTRLAFQCMTCSSTLSLPLQHGKYATPTKCIQPDCRGRAFSARRSSPLTHTVDWQIIKVQELVCGEQREAGRIPRTAECHLTADLCDSCVPGDTVTVTGIVRVTNDGTSRWTKDQCMFLLYIEATSVSNTKGKQSKSGGANLPENGGGGEEFTLKELYAIQEIQSQPDLLRLFVHSLCPAIYGHLMVKAALVLVLFGGRQKHTGKNSVPVRGDPHVLMVGDPGLGKSQMLQAVCNVAPRGIYVCGNSTSTAGLTVSLYRDPGSGDYALEAGALVLADQGLCCIDEFDKLGNQQQALLEAMEQQSVSLAKAGIVSSLPARTSVVAAANPIGGHYNRNKTVSENLKMGSPLLSRFDVVFLLLDIPDESHDRRLSEHIMANRACGGGRTANAVFTRNCSKDDTETSILLEHSDLPLSARLQIPGGETTNLIPVGLLRKYFSYARHYVHPTLSPEAAQTLQDFYLSLRSQSRAADSTPITTRQLESLIRLTEARARLELSETANKSHAEDVVEIMKHSLVDTYSDGLGNLDFQRSQLGRGMSHRGAAKRLITALHTHAQQTNENQFTLQAIRSLAERLNIKVLDFEGLVSSLNEQGFLLKKGAKLYQLQTI, from the exons ATGAGTGGACAGGACTCCAGAAGGGGCTCCTGGAGGGCTGGGAATGGTTCTTGGAGAGCAAATGGTAGAGGATGGAGAGGACCAGGGAATGGCGGTGGAGCATGGAGAGGAGGAAGCAACACCAGTGGAGCCTGGAGGGGAGGAAACAATGGAGGATGGAGGGGCGGAGGAGGATGGAGGGGTCGACCTTGGAGAGGAGGTTCAGGGGGTGGTCGTAGTGGAGGACACCTCGGAGGAACACCTGGAGGTGATGACAGGGTGTCGGCAAGTCCTTTCTCTGCCACACAGAGAG gTCTCCACCAAGCCACTCTAGATGTGCTGTGCCCTTACAAAGGATGGCCACTGTACTTCACTGAAG GTTTTATCGAGAGCGCGCCCAGCGTGGAGAAGATCAAAGTCTTTGAGAAGTATTTTGCCTCCAAGATTCACCTCTACGACAAG GACGAGATTGAGCGTCAAGGCAGTGTGCTAGTGGACTACGTCGATCTGACCAAGAACGAGACGGTGATTGGAGCGCTACCTGATTTGACCAACGAGTTGAAGAAACAACCGGAGGTTATCCTTAATTGTTTGGGATTGGCCATTCACCAG GTGTTGACTGTCGATTTGGAGCAACAAGCTGCCGAGCTGCCCGGGGATGAGCTTCCCGCGACCGTGCCCATCATCCACATCCCTCACATTAGTGCTAG GCTGTACAACTACGAGCCACTGACTCCGCTGCGCACCCTGCGCGCAAGTGTGTTTGGCTGCCTGGTATGTGTGAGGGGCACCGTGGTCCGGGTGAGCAACATTAGGCCTCAATGCACCAGGCTGGCCTTCCAATGCATGACATGTTCCAGCACACTTTCACTCCCTCTGCAGCATGGGAAGTATGCGACACCTACTAAA TGTATCCAGCCAGACTGCCGCGGTCGCGCGTTTAGCGCCAGACGGAGTTCTCCTCTTACACACACTGTCGACTGGCAAATTATCAA GGTGCAGGAGTTGGTGTGCGGTGAGCAGAGGGAGGCCGGACGCATCCCACGCACCGCCGAGTGCCACTTGACCGCTGACCTCTGTGACAGCTGCGTTCCGGGCGATACCGTGACTGTCACGGGAATTGTTAGAGTGACAAATGATG GCACCTCCAGATGGACTAAGGACCAATGCATGTTCCTGCTCTACATCGAGGCCACGTCAGTCAGCAACACAAAAG GTAAGCAGTCCAAGTCAGGAGGAGCTAACTTGCCTGAGAACGGCGGTGGAGGTGAGGAGTTTACCCTGAAGGAGCTCTACGCCATCCAGGAGATCCAGTCGCAGCCGGACCTTCTCAGACTTTTTGTCCA TTCTCTGTGTCCCGCCATCTACGGCCACCTG ATGGTGAAAGCCGCGCTGGTGTTGGTGTTGTTCGGAGGGCGGCAAAAGCACACGGGCAAGAACAGTGTCCCGGTCAGAGGAGACCCCCACGTCCTGATGGTGGGGGACCCCGGACTGGGCAAGAGTCAGATGTTACAG GCTGTGTGCAACGTGGCTCCTCGAGGGATCTATGTATGTGGCAACAGCACAAGCACTGCAG gaCTAACAGTGAGTTTATACCGAGATCCAGGAAGTGGAGATTACGCTTTGGAGGCGGGAGCCTTGGTGTTGGCTGACCAGG GTTTGTGCTGCATTGACGAGTTTGACAAGCTGGGTAACCAGCAGCAGGCCTTGCTGGAAGCCATGGAGCAACAATCTGTGAGTCTGGCAAAAGCCGGAATCGTTTCTTCGCTGCCTGCCAGAACGtccgtcgtcgccgccgccaaccCCATCGGAGGCCATTACAACCGAAACAAGACCGTCTCGGAGAATTTGAA GATGGGCTCGCCTTTGCTCTCCCGCTTCGACGTGGTCTTCCTCCTCCTGGACATCCCGGACGAGTCCCACGACCGCCGTCTGTCCGAGCACATCATGGCGAACCGGGCCTGCGGAGGAGGCAGAACCGCCAACGCCGTGTTCACCAGGAACTGTAGCAAGGACGACACCGAGACCTCCATTTTGTTGGAACACTCGGACCTGCCGCTGTCGGCGCGTTTACAG ATACCAGGAGGGGAAACCACCAACCTTATCCCGGTGGGCTTGTTGAGGAAGTACTTCAGCTACGCTCGCCACTACGTTCACCCCACCCTCTCGCCCGAAGCGGCGCAGACGCTTCAGGACTTCTACTTATCGCTGAGGTCCCAGTCACGAGCCGCCGATTCCACGCCCATCACGACACGCCAACTGGAGTCCCTCATCAGACTCACTGAG GCTAGAGCCAGGCTGGAGCTCAGCGAGACGGCCAACAAGAGCCACGCGGAAGATGTGGTGGAAATTATGAAACACAG TCTTGTTGACACATACTCCGACGGCTTGGGCAATCTGGACTTTCAGCGTTCTCAGCTGGGCAGAGGCATGAGCCACCGCGGAGCCGCCAAACGACTTATTACTGCTCTCCACACGCATGCCCAACAGACCAATGAGAACCAGTTTACCCTGCAGGCTATTCGATCTCTAGCAGAGAGGCTCAACATAAAG GTGCTTGACTTTGAGGGTCTGGTGAGTTCTCTCAATGAACAAGGTTTCCTTTTGAAGAAAGGAGCCAAACTTTACCAACTTCAGACCATCTGA